A genome region from bacterium includes the following:
- a CDS encoding MBL fold metallo-hydrolase, with amino-acid sequence MKRQLPRAADDGNWAVTVLELKQFEAPLSAFVVDADPGVRIRVAVNALLLQRRRQTIIVDAGTGVMAHLIDGLQMDLDAALRAHRVKPNDIDLVILTHLHGDHVGGALHGSWPDDLSPAFPNARVVASAVEVEWSRGGGSGRINEGGPVAVAALAPVLVAVAGDVEVAPGVRLRPAPGHTPGHSVVEVDGREPLVFAADLIHAIELVERPQAVVPDIDQALGLETRRRLLNEFADRGVDVLATHIPGQVPARVERSGSGFRWVPRRRD; translated from the coding sequence ATGAAGCGCCAATTGCCGAGAGCCGCGGACGACGGCAACTGGGCTGTGACCGTCCTCGAGCTCAAGCAGTTCGAAGCCCCGCTGAGTGCATTCGTTGTGGACGCCGACCCGGGCGTGAGGATCCGCGTCGCGGTTAATGCGCTCCTGCTCCAGCGGCGCCGGCAGACGATCATCGTCGACGCGGGAACCGGCGTGATGGCCCATCTCATCGACGGCTTGCAGATGGATCTGGACGCGGCGCTGCGCGCGCATCGCGTCAAGCCGAATGACATCGATCTGGTGATACTGACCCATCTCCACGGGGATCACGTCGGCGGAGCGCTCCACGGTTCATGGCCGGACGATCTCAGCCCGGCGTTCCCCAACGCTCGCGTCGTCGCTTCTGCCGTCGAGGTTGAGTGGTCCCGGGGCGGAGGGTCTGGCCGTATCAACGAAGGCGGCCCCGTCGCGGTCGCGGCACTCGCGCCCGTGCTTGTCGCCGTCGCTGGCGACGTCGAGGTCGCTCCGGGCGTTCGCCTGCGGCCCGCGCCCGGGCATACGCCGGGGCACTCGGTCGTGGAGGTTGACGGCCGCGAGCCGCTCGTCTTCGCGGCCGACCTCATTCACGCGATCGAGCTCGTCGAGCGGCCCCAAGCCGTCGTTCCGGACATCGACCAAGCTCTCGGGCTCGAAACGCGGCGCCGGCTGCTAAACGAGTTCGCCGACCGCGGCGTCGACGTGTTGGCGACCCATATCCCGGGCCAGGTTCCAGCGCGCGTCGAGCGATCAGGAAGCGGATTCAGATGGGTGCCTCGCCGCCGTGACTAA
- a CDS encoding substrate-binding domain-containing protein, translated as MNRQKIALALVVITAVIASAYSSSAAPAASPQLVVGTTPTSPVPLVPNRNITGKIYALWPNTTTPAWPLYTIPTEVAAFKQYLPNVTLVQLVGNNDQALQQTQVEAAITAKAMAVVYSPVVPTAAGGALKQFADAKIPVIALRQDPIGGPVNSYVWVDFEGVGKFWGDYLTAHLTTDVGHKPVRLAEILGDPTFEVYNRWTNGVSPALNALVSSGQVQIVCKTDTKGFVPASAQAEMDQCLTTNGGNVDAVLVMQDSTGNGVAASLASQNLLGKVKFYGGHDGDVVALQRILLGYQYGTFHPDGRQTALATVALVIAAIQGKTPQSTGYINAKFLNGFYPDGVPTYLAPETLVTAANMQQTIVDDGFLPKDKICTAAVANTAFCKGN; from the coding sequence ATGAACAGGCAGAAGATCGCGCTCGCGCTAGTGGTGATCACCGCGGTCATCGCATCGGCCTACAGCTCGAGCGCCGCTCCCGCCGCGAGCCCGCAGCTCGTCGTGGGAACGACTCCGACGTCGCCGGTGCCGCTCGTGCCGAACAGGAACATCACCGGGAAGATCTACGCGCTGTGGCCGAATACGACGACGCCGGCCTGGCCTCTCTATACCATCCCAACCGAGGTCGCCGCGTTCAAGCAGTACCTCCCGAATGTGACTCTGGTGCAGTTGGTCGGCAACAACGACCAGGCGCTTCAGCAAACACAGGTCGAGGCCGCCATCACGGCAAAGGCGATGGCCGTCGTCTACAGTCCCGTCGTGCCCACGGCCGCCGGCGGCGCGCTCAAGCAATTCGCCGATGCGAAGATCCCGGTCATTGCACTGCGCCAGGACCCGATCGGCGGGCCAGTCAACAGCTACGTATGGGTCGACTTCGAGGGCGTCGGGAAGTTCTGGGGTGACTACCTCACGGCCCACCTGACGACCGACGTTGGGCACAAACCGGTCCGGCTCGCGGAGATCCTCGGGGACCCGACCTTCGAGGTGTACAACCGCTGGACCAATGGCGTCAGCCCGGCACTAAATGCATTGGTCAGTAGTGGCCAGGTGCAGATCGTGTGCAAGACGGACACGAAGGGGTTCGTCCCGGCCTCCGCACAGGCCGAGATGGACCAGTGTCTTACGACGAACGGCGGCAACGTCGACGCCGTCCTCGTGATGCAGGACAGCACGGGAAATGGCGTCGCCGCCTCCCTGGCGAGTCAAAACCTGCTCGGCAAGGTGAAGTTCTACGGCGGGCACGACGGTGACGTCGTTGCGCTCCAGCGGATCCTGCTCGGGTACCAATACGGCACGTTCCACCCGGACGGCAGGCAGACCGCGCTCGCGACCGTCGCGCTCGTCATCGCGGCGATCCAGGGGAAGACGCCGCAGAGCACGGGCTACATCAACGCGAAGTTCCTCAATGGGTTCTACCCGGACGGCGTGCCCACTTACCTTGCGCCGGAGACGCTCGTCACCGCAGCGAACATGCAACAGACAATCGTGGACGACGGGTTCCTGCCAAAGGACAAGATCTGCACGGCCGCGGTCGCGAACACGGCCTTCTGCAAGGGAAACTAG
- a CDS encoding nuclear transport factor 2 family protein: MGDLPIAPELRILLDKQEIHDALMRYCRGVDRCDEELMRSIFHQDARAFKAPAWEFVAHFIPANKEATTFTTHFMGNLSIDVVGDKAFSEAYFMTYAGRRQDGQEVIDVFAGRYVDRWERRNGRWGVVLRETVHEWSRGDVAGRTPFPIPPSEEGTFVQPIRGRGDISFTR, encoded by the coding sequence ATGGGTGACCTGCCGATCGCTCCTGAGCTGCGGATCCTCCTCGACAAGCAGGAGATCCACGACGCATTGATGCGCTATTGTCGCGGGGTCGACCGCTGCGACGAAGAGCTCATGCGCTCGATCTTCCACCAGGACGCACGCGCCTTCAAGGCACCGGCCTGGGAGTTCGTCGCGCATTTCATTCCAGCCAATAAGGAAGCGACCACGTTCACCACGCATTTCATGGGCAACCTGTCGATCGATGTCGTCGGGGACAAAGCGTTCTCGGAGGCGTACTTTATGACATACGCGGGCCGGCGCCAGGATGGCCAGGAGGTCATCGACGTCTTCGCCGGCCGGTACGTGGATCGTTGGGAGCGCCGGAACGGTCGCTGGGGCGTGGTCCTCCGCGAGACGGTGCACGAGTGGAGTCGTGGCGACGTCGCTGGCCGCACCCCGTTCCCGATCCCGCCGAGTGAGGAAGGGACATTCGTCCAGCCGATCCGCGGCCGCGGCGACATCTC
- a CDS encoding AraC family transcriptional regulator: MNDLRSDLAKIINRFSPGDGAHESPLRGTYCMKLSRPGHRTKEVWRASLCIVAQGSKEIILGREVYRWDRTHYIATAIDLPVTSRVSSATLEEPFLCLKIDFNSLALSEVAAQLETGPKETKNPLRAVFIGKTSDQMLEAAIRLGKLFHVPEDASVLGPLVTKEILYHLLKGADGPAIRQFVRSGSKMHKISQAIYNLRSELSEDVDVTSLAKAAKMSRSAFFEHFKKVTAMSPIQYQKRLRLLEARRLLIHEGETAEGAAFKVGYNSASQFSREYARMFGSSPLRDALRLKRTGDAPSKVFGPTFRTSVR, from the coding sequence TTGAATGACCTTCGCTCTGATCTTGCAAAAATAATCAATCGCTTTTCCCCTGGAGACGGGGCACATGAATCGCCCCTTCGTGGCACGTATTGCATGAAATTATCTCGCCCCGGTCATCGCACGAAAGAAGTTTGGCGCGCATCGTTATGTATCGTCGCTCAGGGATCTAAGGAAATCATTCTGGGCCGCGAAGTCTATCGATGGGATCGGACTCATTACATTGCTACTGCGATTGATTTGCCGGTCACCAGTCGCGTCTCTTCGGCAACACTAGAGGAGCCGTTTTTATGCCTCAAAATCGATTTCAATTCGCTGGCGCTAAGTGAGGTGGCTGCTCAGCTAGAAACGGGCCCGAAGGAAACGAAGAATCCTCTGCGCGCGGTGTTCATCGGAAAAACGAGTGATCAAATGCTCGAGGCTGCGATTCGCTTGGGGAAGCTTTTTCACGTTCCCGAAGACGCATCCGTGCTAGGGCCTTTAGTGACCAAAGAAATCCTTTATCATCTCTTGAAGGGGGCAGACGGACCGGCGATCCGGCAGTTCGTTCGCTCCGGAAGCAAAATGCACAAAATCTCTCAGGCGATTTACAACTTAAGATCCGAACTCAGTGAAGATGTAGATGTGACCTCTTTAGCGAAAGCTGCGAAGATGAGCCGTTCTGCTTTCTTTGAACACTTCAAAAAAGTAACGGCAATGAGCCCAATTCAGTATCAGAAACGCCTCCGGCTGCTGGAGGCAAGGCGTCTGCTGATCCATGAAGGTGAAACAGCGGAGGGAGCAGCGTTTAAGGTAGGGTACAATAGTGCATCACAATTCAGTCGAGAGTATGCTCGAATGTTCGGAAGCTCTCCCTTGAGAGATGCGCTAAGACTGAAGAGGACTGGTGATGCTCCTTCAAAGGTATTTGGACCTACATTCCGCACTTCCGTTCGATGA
- a CDS encoding NAD(P)/FAD-dependent oxidoreductase — MTKRVVAVVGAGPGGLSAAAVLKRRGYQPVVFERGRVGEFWRGQYDRLHLHTIRWLSNLPGLRFPRSEGKWVSRDGVVAHLERYVAHHRLDVRTGVEVRRVDRTPDGWRLETSAGSFDAWAVVVATGYNRVPVEPTWPGLDQFPGNITLGAHYKNGAPYRGRDVLVVGIGNTGAEIAVDLVEAGAGKVWLSYRTPPNLTTRDGPIPPPLLGILLRSFGASVEFGDRLMAYLQRKGGLHDLSEYGLPPSPRGVVTQMVRDDVIPVIDVGMIPLVRQRRITPVPAVERLEGKEVVLADGSRLTPDAVIACVGYRRGLEPLVGHLDILNERGRPVVYGGEAAPNAPRLYFVGYKNNISGMFREFGYEARDIARALKHA; from the coding sequence GTGACTAAGCGGGTCGTCGCAGTGGTCGGCGCCGGACCCGGGGGGCTCTCCGCTGCCGCGGTGCTCAAGCGGCGCGGCTACCAGCCCGTGGTATTCGAACGGGGCAGGGTCGGCGAGTTCTGGCGAGGTCAGTACGACCGGCTGCATCTGCACACGATCCGCTGGCTGTCGAATCTGCCCGGGCTCCGATTCCCGCGTAGCGAGGGGAAGTGGGTCTCGCGCGACGGCGTAGTCGCGCACTTGGAGCGATACGTCGCCCATCACCGATTGGACGTCCGGACGGGTGTCGAGGTGCGGCGGGTGGATCGTACCCCGGACGGCTGGCGCCTCGAGACGTCGGCGGGGTCGTTCGACGCGTGGGCTGTGGTGGTCGCGACCGGCTACAACCGAGTGCCGGTCGAGCCGACCTGGCCTGGACTTGACCAGTTTCCAGGGAACATCACGCTCGGTGCGCACTACAAGAACGGCGCCCCATATCGGGGCCGCGATGTGCTGGTGGTGGGCATCGGTAATACCGGAGCCGAGATCGCCGTCGATCTGGTCGAAGCTGGTGCCGGTAAGGTCTGGCTCTCGTATCGCACACCGCCGAACCTGACGACACGCGACGGTCCCATCCCCCCGCCGCTACTGGGCATCCTGCTGCGGTCCTTCGGGGCGTCCGTGGAATTCGGCGATCGGCTGATGGCGTACTTACAACGCAAGGGCGGCTTGCACGACCTGTCCGAGTACGGGTTGCCGCCCTCCCCCCGCGGCGTGGTCACGCAGATGGTCCGCGATGACGTCATCCCAGTCATCGATGTCGGGATGATTCCGCTCGTCAGGCAGCGGAGGATCACGCCGGTTCCAGCGGTCGAGCGTCTCGAGGGCAAGGAGGTCGTCCTTGCGGACGGCAGCCGTCTGACGCCTGACGCGGTGATCGCCTGCGTTGGCTACCGCCGCGGCCTCGAGCCGCTCGTTGGCCATCTCGACATCCTCAACGAACGCGGGCGGCCGGTCGTGTATGGCGGCGAGGCGGCACCGAACGCGCCACGCCTGTATTTCGTCGGCTACAAGAACAACATCAGCGGAATGTTCCGCGAGTTCGGCTACGAGGCTCGAGACATCGCCCGCGCGCTCAAGCATGCCTAA
- a CDS encoding ATP-binding cassette domain-containing protein: MIADRQGTGPLLELRGIAKSYGAVVALRNANLTLHRGEVVALVGDNGAGKSTLIKILSGSVPLDSGVIRFEGEPVEIRRPSDAVNLGIQTVYQDLALCDNLDIIDNIFLGRELRSGLLQGWRLKRPEMERVGREILDSMAIRITHIDVPLGALSGGQRQCAAVCRAVLGDPKVVVLDEPTAALGVSQTQDVLTLIGRLKAQGRGVIVISHDIPDLLRVADRIVVLRLGETIADRAAAEWTEHALVSAITGAARLEQLAEPPPVRQERSL, encoded by the coding sequence GTGATCGCTGATCGGCAGGGCACCGGCCCCCTTCTCGAACTCCGCGGCATCGCGAAGTCCTACGGTGCCGTCGTTGCCCTACGCAATGCCAACCTCACCCTGCATCGTGGCGAAGTCGTCGCGCTGGTGGGTGACAACGGCGCCGGCAAGTCGACGCTCATCAAGATCCTGTCCGGGAGCGTTCCGCTCGATAGCGGAGTGATCCGCTTCGAGGGTGAACCGGTCGAGATCCGGCGGCCGAGCGACGCGGTCAACCTCGGGATCCAGACCGTGTATCAGGACCTCGCGCTTTGCGACAACCTCGACATTATCGACAACATCTTCCTCGGACGTGAGCTGCGGAGCGGGCTTCTGCAGGGCTGGCGGCTGAAGCGGCCGGAGATGGAGCGGGTGGGGCGAGAGATCCTCGACTCGATGGCCATCCGGATCACCCACATCGACGTGCCCCTCGGCGCCCTCTCCGGCGGACAACGTCAGTGTGCCGCGGTCTGCAGGGCCGTGCTCGGCGACCCGAAGGTGGTCGTGCTCGACGAGCCGACGGCCGCGCTCGGCGTGAGTCAAACGCAGGATGTGTTGACGCTCATCGGACGTCTGAAGGCGCAGGGGCGCGGTGTCATCGTCATCTCACACGATATCCCCGACCTGCTTCGAGTGGCCGACCGCATCGTTGTCCTTCGACTGGGCGAAACCATCGCCGACCGGGCCGCAGCGGAGTGGACCGAGCATGCGCTCGTGTCGGCGATCACCGGTGCCGCGCGCCTCGAGCAGCTCGCCGAACCGCCGCCGGTGCGACAGGAGAGATCGCTGTGA
- a CDS encoding peptidyl-alpha-hydroxyglycine alpha-amidating lyase family protein → MTLNSVLRYEPSAEWGSVPAGVSFSGDANSVAVDSADRVYVFNRGPRPMLVFRTDGTPLGGWGDGEFQNPHAITIDADDNVYLVDSRLGHVVQKRTKSGELLMQIGTFGQPAERHSGRYFNGPTDVAVHPVTRELFVTDGYGNARVHRFSPEGEHILSWGESGGYPGQFSVPHGISFLDADHVIVCDRENFRLQIFTLEGKFVEQWHAFRPLAITRSSQDGLFFVAELGPAPSQHGLPNLGNRVVVVNDHGETVARIGSTLPGDAPDQFLAPHGLALDSKGDLYVAEARRTWSTGQLGFPVPASEEISLRKWRRVDA, encoded by the coding sequence GTGACGCTGAATTCAGTGCTGCGGTACGAACCGTCAGCGGAGTGGGGGAGCGTGCCTGCCGGCGTGAGCTTCAGCGGCGACGCAAATTCCGTCGCGGTCGACTCAGCGGACCGGGTGTACGTGTTCAATCGCGGCCCTAGGCCGATGCTCGTCTTTCGCACCGACGGGACCCCCCTGGGTGGATGGGGCGATGGCGAGTTCCAGAATCCCCACGCCATCACGATCGATGCTGATGACAACGTCTATCTTGTCGATAGCCGCCTCGGCCACGTCGTGCAGAAGCGGACGAAGAGCGGCGAGTTGCTGATGCAGATCGGCACCTTCGGTCAGCCAGCCGAACGACACAGCGGGCGGTATTTCAACGGGCCGACCGACGTGGCCGTCCATCCGGTGACGCGCGAGCTGTTCGTCACGGACGGATACGGCAATGCACGCGTGCACCGGTTCAGCCCGGAAGGCGAGCACATCCTGTCGTGGGGCGAGTCGGGCGGGTACCCTGGCCAGTTCTCCGTGCCCCACGGGATCAGCTTCTTGGACGCTGACCATGTCATCGTCTGCGACCGTGAGAATTTCCGGCTCCAGATCTTCACCCTGGAAGGAAAGTTCGTTGAGCAGTGGCACGCGTTCAGACCGCTGGCCATCACCCGCTCGTCCCAAGATGGACTGTTCTTCGTGGCGGAGCTTGGTCCAGCTCCGTCCCAGCACGGCCTGCCGAATCTCGGGAATCGGGTGGTCGTGGTCAACGATCACGGCGAGACCGTCGCCCGGATCGGGTCGACGCTTCCCGGCGACGCGCCCGACCAGTTCCTCGCACCGCACGGACTCGCGCTCGATTCGAAGGGCGATCTCTATGTCGCCGAGGCACGCCGAACGTGGTCCACCGGCCAGCTCGGTTTCCCCGTTCCCGCGAGCGAGGAAATCAGCCTCCGAAAGTGGCGGCGGGTGGATGCATGA